A genomic region of Paroedura picta isolate Pp20150507F chromosome 4, Ppicta_v3.0, whole genome shotgun sequence contains the following coding sequences:
- the MLLT1 gene encoding protein ENL isoform X2 — MDNQCTVQVKLELGHRAQLRKKPTTEGFTHDWMVFVRGPEQFDIQHFVEKVVFRLHQSFPKPKRVCKEPPYKVEESGYAGFIMPIEVHFKNKEEPKRVCFTYDLFLNLEGNPPVNHLRCEKLTFNNPTKEFRRKLIKAGGVMVMPEGAETVSRPSPDYPMLPTIPLSAFSDPKKTKQSHGSKEAGKDGSKASKPHKVTREHRERPRKDSESKASSKDLEREPSKPPKDSSRKAAENKAPKEEKALPKAAFKEPKLALKEPKLENASPKGGPPQTEMKPSSKRPSAVESPKPSAKKPKKSSSKGAKTVPATSPRTSSYPEKRPPKEKSSAKAEKAKVESEPKAIKKPVEVAVAVALAAEESNSEDEASIKSESAASSPSNSSSGSDSSSDSDFEPSQNHSQGPLRSMVEEIQSEESDDDDSSSGEEAAVKVTPVSRDARLSHSDSDSDNSADSCLPSREPPPSQKLPPSSNKVSGRKSPESCSKPEKILKKGTYDKAYTDELVELHRRLMALRERNVLQQIVNLIEETGHFNVTNTTFDFDLFSLDETTVRKLQSYLEAVAT, encoded by the exons ATGGACAACCAG TGTACGGTCCAGGTGAAGTTGGAGCTGGGGCATCGTGCCCAGCTGCGAAAGAAGCCCACTACCGAGGGCTTCACCCACGACTGGATGGTCTTTGTGCGTGGACCTGAGCAGTTTGATATCCAGCACTTTGTGGAGAAAGTGGTATTTCGGCTACATCAGAGCTTCCCAAAACCAAAACGTG TCTGCAAAGAGCCCCCGTACAAAGTGGAGGAGTCCGGCTACGCTGGCTTCATCATGCCGATTGAAGTCCACTTCAAAAACAAG GAGGAACCCAAAAGAGTTTGCTTCACCTACGACCTCTTCCTGAACCTGGAGGGGAACCCGCCCGTCAACCACCTGCGCTGCGAGAAACTGACTTTCAACAACCCGACAAAGGAATTCCGACGCAAACTGATCAAGGCTGGAGGA GTCATGGTGATGCCGGAAGGAGCAGAAACCGTGTCCCGGCCCAGTCCTGACTACCCCATGCTACCCACTATACCGCTGTCGGCTTTCTCGGATCCCAAGAAGACCAAACAGTCCCATGGGTCGAAG GAGGCAGGCAAAGATGGGAGCAAAGCTTCCAAGCCGCACAAAGTCACCCGGGAACATCGCGAGAGGCCCCGGAAGGACTCGGAGAGCAAAGCCTCCTCCAAAGACCTGGAGAGGGAGCCCAGCAAGCCTCCGAAGGACTCCTCGAGGAAAGCGGCCGAGAACAAGGCGCCCAAGGAGGAGAAGGCCCTCCCCAAAGCGGCCTTCAAGGAGCCCAAGCTGGCCCTGAAGGAGCCCAAGCTGGAAAATGCCTCGCCCAAGGGGGGGCCCCCGCAGACCGAGATGAAGCCGTCCAGCAAGAGGCCCTCGGCGGTGGAGTCGCCCAAGCCCAGTGCCAAAAAGCCGAAGAAGAGCAGCTCCAAAGGGGCCAAGACCGTCCCGGCCACCTCGCCCCGCACCTCGTCGTACCCTGAGAAGCGGCCGCCCAAGGAGAAGTCCAGCGCCAAAGCGGAGAAGGCCAAGGTAGAGAGCGagcccaaggccatcaagaaacccgtgGAGGTGGCCGTGGCCGTGGCCCTGGCCGCAGAGGAGTCCAATTCAGAGGATGAAGCTTCTATTAAATCGGAG TCTGCCGCGTCCAGCCCTTCGAACTCCAGCTCTGGCTCGGACTCCAGCTCTGACTCCGATTTCGAGCCGTCTCAGAACCACAGCCAAG GGCCGCTGCGATCCATGGTGGAGGAAATCCAGTCAGAGGAATCAGACGATGACGACAGCTCTTCCGGTGAAGAGGCGGCGGTCAAGGTGACCCCTGTCAGCAGAGACGCCAG gcTCAGCCACAGTGACAGTGACAGCGACAACAGCGCGGATTCCTGTTTGCCGAGCCGCGAACCTCCTCCCAGCCAGAAACTCCCCCCTTCGAGCAATAAG GTTTCCGGGAGAAAGAGTCCAGAGTCCTGCAGCAAACCAGAAAAGATTCTCAAGAAAGGGACCTACGACAAG GCCTACACGGATGAGTTAGTGGAGCTTCACCGAAGGCTGATGGCACTACGAGAGCGGAACGTACTACAGCAG atCGTCAACCTCATCGAGGAGACGGGGCACTTCAACGTCACGAACACGACCTTTGACTTTGACCTCTTCTCCCTGGACGAGACCACCGTCCGCAAGCTGCAGAGTTACCTGGAAGCCGTGGCCACGTGA
- the MLLT1 gene encoding protein ENL isoform X1, with product MDNQCTVQVKLELGHRAQLRKKPTTEGFTHDWMVFVRGPEQFDIQHFVEKVVFRLHQSFPKPKRVCKEPPYKVEESGYAGFIMPIEVHFKNKEEPKRVCFTYDLFLNLEGNPPVNHLRCEKLTFNNPTKEFRRKLIKAGGVMVMPEGAETVSRPSPDYPMLPTIPLSAFSDPKKTKQSHGSKEAGKDGSKASKPHKVTREHRERPRKDSESKASSKDLEREPSKPPKDSSRKAAENKAPKEEKALPKAAFKEPKLALKEPKLENASPKGGPPQTEMKPSSKRPSAVESPKPSAKKPKKSSSKGAKTVPATSPRTSSYPEKRPPKEKSSAKAEKAKVESEPKAIKKPVEVAVAVALAAEESNSEDEASIKSEGVKSAASSPSNSSSGSDSSSDSDFEPSQNHSQGPLRSMVEEIQSEESDDDDSSSGEEAAVKVTPVSRDARLSHSDSDSDNSADSCLPSREPPPSQKLPPSSNKVSGRKSPESCSKPEKILKKGTYDKAYTDELVELHRRLMALRERNVLQQIVNLIEETGHFNVTNTTFDFDLFSLDETTVRKLQSYLEAVAT from the exons ATGGACAACCAG TGTACGGTCCAGGTGAAGTTGGAGCTGGGGCATCGTGCCCAGCTGCGAAAGAAGCCCACTACCGAGGGCTTCACCCACGACTGGATGGTCTTTGTGCGTGGACCTGAGCAGTTTGATATCCAGCACTTTGTGGAGAAAGTGGTATTTCGGCTACATCAGAGCTTCCCAAAACCAAAACGTG TCTGCAAAGAGCCCCCGTACAAAGTGGAGGAGTCCGGCTACGCTGGCTTCATCATGCCGATTGAAGTCCACTTCAAAAACAAG GAGGAACCCAAAAGAGTTTGCTTCACCTACGACCTCTTCCTGAACCTGGAGGGGAACCCGCCCGTCAACCACCTGCGCTGCGAGAAACTGACTTTCAACAACCCGACAAAGGAATTCCGACGCAAACTGATCAAGGCTGGAGGA GTCATGGTGATGCCGGAAGGAGCAGAAACCGTGTCCCGGCCCAGTCCTGACTACCCCATGCTACCCACTATACCGCTGTCGGCTTTCTCGGATCCCAAGAAGACCAAACAGTCCCATGGGTCGAAG GAGGCAGGCAAAGATGGGAGCAAAGCTTCCAAGCCGCACAAAGTCACCCGGGAACATCGCGAGAGGCCCCGGAAGGACTCGGAGAGCAAAGCCTCCTCCAAAGACCTGGAGAGGGAGCCCAGCAAGCCTCCGAAGGACTCCTCGAGGAAAGCGGCCGAGAACAAGGCGCCCAAGGAGGAGAAGGCCCTCCCCAAAGCGGCCTTCAAGGAGCCCAAGCTGGCCCTGAAGGAGCCCAAGCTGGAAAATGCCTCGCCCAAGGGGGGGCCCCCGCAGACCGAGATGAAGCCGTCCAGCAAGAGGCCCTCGGCGGTGGAGTCGCCCAAGCCCAGTGCCAAAAAGCCGAAGAAGAGCAGCTCCAAAGGGGCCAAGACCGTCCCGGCCACCTCGCCCCGCACCTCGTCGTACCCTGAGAAGCGGCCGCCCAAGGAGAAGTCCAGCGCCAAAGCGGAGAAGGCCAAGGTAGAGAGCGagcccaaggccatcaagaaacccgtgGAGGTGGCCGTGGCCGTGGCCCTGGCCGCAGAGGAGTCCAATTCAGAGGATGAAGCTTCTATTAAATCGGAGG GGGTGAAGTCTGCCGCGTCCAGCCCTTCGAACTCCAGCTCTGGCTCGGACTCCAGCTCTGACTCCGATTTCGAGCCGTCTCAGAACCACAGCCAAG GGCCGCTGCGATCCATGGTGGAGGAAATCCAGTCAGAGGAATCAGACGATGACGACAGCTCTTCCGGTGAAGAGGCGGCGGTCAAGGTGACCCCTGTCAGCAGAGACGCCAG gcTCAGCCACAGTGACAGTGACAGCGACAACAGCGCGGATTCCTGTTTGCCGAGCCGCGAACCTCCTCCCAGCCAGAAACTCCCCCCTTCGAGCAATAAG GTTTCCGGGAGAAAGAGTCCAGAGTCCTGCAGCAAACCAGAAAAGATTCTCAAGAAAGGGACCTACGACAAG GCCTACACGGATGAGTTAGTGGAGCTTCACCGAAGGCTGATGGCACTACGAGAGCGGAACGTACTACAGCAG atCGTCAACCTCATCGAGGAGACGGGGCACTTCAACGTCACGAACACGACCTTTGACTTTGACCTCTTCTCCCTGGACGAGACCACCGTCCGCAAGCTGCAGAGTTACCTGGAAGCCGTGGCCACGTGA